ttttattaaattaaaatatcaagtaAAACCCGTTGCAACGTACGGGCCCAAATCTAGTTAGAAATAAATTGACATTTGACTAATACCTTTTCTATTTCCTATTAAGTGtaactatagattttaaaatatattccattattattttctatattttaaatgcaTTTAttcaatagattttttaaattatcttaattttagtttattagttaacaaaataaacaaatagtATACTAGTAGTTAGAGACAAACAGAAAATTTAATGGGTTtttaatgtgtaaatttttaactgatattcattgattgtaAAAAGgagaaagtaaataaaatgacatTTAAACTTCAATTCGTGCAGGTTGATGGCAGGTGCAAGAGATGTGGAGAAAGTGAATCCGTTATTCATGTTATGTTCCACTGTCCATTTGCAAGGAGAATCTGGGAAGCTTGTCATGCAATGTTTGTACCATCTACTAGCTCAGTCTCTTCGACTGAGGAACTACCCAAGACGTGCACTAAAATGCATAATCTCCTGCCGGTGGGCTTGTCGGTACCGATGTACCCTTGGATCTTGTGGGTTCTATGGACAAGCAGAAACCAATTATGCTTCGAAGATAAGTCTTTTTCGGAATCAGATGTGTTGACCAAAGCCATTAAAAGTGCTCATGAATGGCAAAATGCTAATACAAAGCACCAAAACCCCCTCTGATTCGCCCAAAGACTGTCAAAGCAAAGCAGTTCGAATACATACCCCAGCCGTCCCACAGGTAAACAACAATATCTTCTCTTGTTACTCCGATGCTGCTTGGAACAGCTCCACCGGTGCAGGAGGATTAGGATGGATTTGTTTGAAACCAGATGGAGCTACGCTAGTCCAGGGCTCGACTTCAACTGAAGTGGTAGCATCTGTGCTGATTGCGGAAGCGCTGGCATTGAAGGCAGCTATGGAAGCTGCGATATCACACAAAGTTAAAGACTTGATTTGTTTCTCTAATTCAAAAAGTCTCATCTCTCTCATCACAGGAAACAAGTCTGTGATTGAGCTCCAAAGAATCCTCCATGACATCTGTGTGTTGCGCCTCTCCTTGACTTCTatctcttttaaattttatcaatTGCACCTGTAATGCGCCCGCTGATCAGTTGGCTAAAGATGCTCTGTTTTTGTTGCAAAACTCTGTTGCTAGAGATGTAACCGTTATTTAAGTTTCTAAAGGAAAGGTTTGATAGAAAAAGAAacttttctaaataaaataatgtaaacataAACCAGGAGAGAGAGGGGGTGGGGGTGTCTTCGATCGTAGtcgtttctctcttctctctctctcgtgaTTCTCTCCCTCTCCGCTTCACTCTCGACGACGATCATGGAGACGTCGAGGCTACCGTTGTCGTCTTTCGTCTTCGATTAGAGGAAAGCTGATATCGGCTGGTTATACTTCTCTGTCGTCGATTTCATCTGTCGATTTAACTACTTTGGGGATCGATAAGGCGGCAGCCGATGGGGAGCTAAGAGTATTTATCGTCGCCGGCGATAACATCGGCTCTCGTCTTATGTAAAATCAATGATGGTGCAAGCAAGGATTGACTTCGTTGTTTCCCATGGAGGATTTGGCTGTAATGGGGTTTGTGGGAGCTTTTGCCGCATCTTTATAAGTTCCGTGTGAGATGTTAAACCTTGGAGTTAGAGTTTAATGTCTTttgattcttttatttatttgagatTGCAGGTGAAGTTGAAGGAGACTATTGATGCTGCAGTTATGTTTAAGCCACACGTTGTTGTGACTGTTGATTGAAAGGGCTTCTCTTTCCGTCTACTTAAAGAGTTGAGAGGTAAACAACACTAAATTGTTCTTTTTACGCTTGTAAGAGAGAATCAACGAGGTTTAAGTGAACATGGTCTATTCAATAATGCTTTGCAATGAATTGTCTCTCTTATCATATCagtattagaaaaaaaacacgATTTGTTGAATTTTAACAAGTTTTATTAATCCGACCCTGGTCTCTAGTATAATGCCCTTgttgaaaatcaaaataatcagcTTGTTGCAAACAGGATATTAAAACTGCATATCTAACATGTGACTGTTCTCGTTTCTTAGCTGGACTATTTTGGAACAATCTTGAGTCTCTATGCTGTCTAAGCTTGATGTTAACTCCGGACAACTTACGCTTCATGTGCTTTGAATGTTGGTTGAATGAGACCATTTGAAAATCTTACTTGTATTCTTGCTTTGCATCTTCTGCTGGTTCTTTTCCAATATGAAGAAGAGTTTGTTAAATATTCTGGTTGATTGAGTTGCTTTACTTGCTTCTGTTTCCTCCCCCTtgaatatgtatttattttttcagttGTTTTGCAAATGTGATTCTACAATGCCTATCATGGACACGTCCTCTTGTTCATACCTACTAGAGAGAATTCTATCTTTTGCTAATCAATGCTTCAAACTCGTTCGTTTGGTTTTCTTTATGCCCTTTCAACTTTGTGCGCGACGAGAGAGCCAGCCAAAGCCGATTTCCTTTTTCACTGGTaaataatgtttaattttttttttaaaaatccctAAATAAGAAACTTTCAGTGGAGCACAAAAATGTTGCTGTCTCTTAGCTAGTTCTTTTATATAACatttaatacttaaaaattaataagaaatcCAAAATGGTTTTTTGGGTTAATGATGTTTTAACGGCAAACCAAGAAATCGTGGAAGCAAATCTAGCGCTATGTCAATATCAATATGGGCCTTATAATACTAATGGGCCTTGCTCTATTTGCTACGTTCAGAAGAATCCATACGAAGAGTTGACTAATTAGTAACCAACGTGATTTCGTTTCCATGAGTATAAACAACAAAGTTCATGCAAACATCATGATCTTTTTCATTCATATGACGTGATGACCAAAAACAGCTATTGAATCCTCAAAAGCCTTCTCTTCATTACACCTTTGATGTAAAACAAGTTAGTTtcataattattcaatataattaaatattaaaacagGACATGTGCTGTAATCCTCTATCTAATCTTGTTTTAAATAGCTCAGAACAGGTAAGAACATCATGCACATCCTAAGTATTTTGATGATGTTTCCTTACGTTTCTAGCATGTCTATGTTTCTCATAACTACCCTTGCTATTATCATCATCTCGACCGTAATGGCAAGACCCTCTTTCTCTACTTCCAAATCTTCATCATCTCAAGATTTAGATTCTTCCTATAAGGTGAAATCCAAGAGCTTTCTACCAAAGTTGTATGGAGATTACGGGTTTTGGAACCCTAGCCCGGTTTACGGAGGCGGTTTTCCTTATCCTGGCCCAGTTCCTCATGGCAGTGTAGGTTCGAAACTGAGACATAAGAAGCCAAAATGAGGCCAGAAGCTATGTTGCATATGTTCTTCAACAAAGTTACTTGTGGGTAAAAGCGTTAGGTATATTGGGGTTCTATGAAAAAGGTAATGCTAAGGCATGCATACTTACGTCATATGAATAATGTATGCactagatgataacccgcgCCCTGCGCGGGATGAGAAGATTTAAAGAGATTTTTGAATCAATAGGTATTAGAAAGTTAATAATCTTAGAAAGAAATATTACATGTTATATAATAAGGGAGATTCAACGAAATTGTGTATGTCTATATAAATTAAGcttggattttaaaaaaaaacttgtgtatttgttttgtttaattgaaGTATATTTCGTGGAAATGAATCTATAAGAGTAagaaaaaacttatataaaataaattatgaagtaaAGATAAAAACGATACAAAAGCAATAAAAGcataaactaaattataaatataaaataaaacgaaacataagcaaaataatactaaaatatgaaagaaacaaaatataatataggaTACTACTTTATGGATGAGGAGATGTAATCATACAGCCttgtatttatatatgcaaGACGCGGGCCGAGGGCAATTATAGCTATTTGCCTTAATTATTTCcgtaaaatcaattaaaattatgtCCAAGGCAAAATATTCACATCCCctttatattcaaaatactgaattttgaaAACTTGCCTTGATCGTTGCTATGCGAATTTATTGGAATAGTATAGAAAACAAACTGAAATTCTAGttaactaaattaaatttaaaattagtcAGTGAAGATCAAAAATATGACTATATGATTCGGTTTCGACGATAAATTTCCATTACCAAATTCGGCCAATATTAATGAGTACATATATAACCGGAATTAGTGTTATATTTAGCTTCATATTTCCTAATTTGAAATATTCATACGGCAATCATGCATTGTCACGCAAGTATTGTGTGGTTGACAATGCCTTTATGatctttgaaaattatattatggCAATCAATACCATAATTGCCATATTTCCTGATTTATTGCATTGATAGATGGTTATCGACATTGCCAAAGATCTCGAGTATACATTGAATTATCATTGATTATTTTCATAtgtgatataatatatagtgtgaTATATTCGATACATGAAAATGAGATTCCTTAGtattttttatgtaatataatatatggtaaccgattttaaattgatataaaacatattaacatAAAATCGAAAAGTAACACAACAAAAGCAACACTCGGTTTTGATATCATCCTCATTAAGATCACATGTAAAGATACATTAAACCgatttcaaattataaattataatcttcattaagaaaaatacattaaaccgATTTCAAGTTATCTCATTTGATATAGTGTGATCTCGAGTATACATTTAAACAACATTCGAGTATAGTAGTcatatgtaatataatatatgtcaaccggttttaaaatgatataaaacacATTATCAAATAACCGGTTACTTCCTTCGTCTACATTGAGATTGTACGTTACCAagatatactattaaaacattatGCTAAgctataattataaataatggCAAAGAATGTAATAAATCTAGTAAAGAGGGAGTTTTTAATTAGAAAGTGTGAGAGTGAATATGGTGTTGCCACATAGGAAATGGCATTTTGGTTAATAATACATGAGCATAAGGTTAGTCTTAaaaaatgtttctcttttaatataaaagGGATGCGCTTGCTTGTGTTTTGTCATAGGTATTTAGTATTTACAGACTAATAGTCATATACACATTTTTGTAATATCCGTActctccaaaataaaataacaaataataatcGTGAAATCTCTATTTATTAATCCTCATAAATCGTCTGCACATATCATAAATCCGACAAATAGTTATAAATCCAAATAATGGAATAAATCCAGAAAATACGATAAAACCATAAAACCCGCAAGTCTGAAATGGAAAAAACTAAACACCCAAAAGCACCAATCCGATAGCAATCACTCATGCTCGACAGTCTCACCTGGAAGGGGGGAGAAAAGAGGGGTAAGCAACAGGGAGTCACTCAGTGAGGTATGAGATGCTAAACTGCAAACCACTGACTTAGTACATAGCACTACGACTATgcaggcctagctctagcatgaaacaaacacgaCACCTAATGCGCCACACATAAAAACCAATGCGCTTATAGTACATAGCTATTCGTTGCACCCCGCATTCTCCTCTTACAGATAtagatatatacatttatatgtaTACCAAAAGTATGTGTAGTACAGAAGTGCTTCCCATACTCCCGCAGCTCATGCGTGGTACAGAAGCGCTTCCCTGTACGCCCCGCAATCTCAACACAAACAATTGCCACGTAGTACAGAAGTGGTTCCCTGTACTCCCGCAGCTCATACGTGGTACATAAGTGCTTCCCTGTACACCCCATAATCTCCACACAAATAGGCCGATACAGAAGTACTTCCCTGTATCAGGCTAACCAATCCATACTATatgtatacttatatataaccGTCTTTTGACATCAACCAAATCAATCAACAGTTGAATCATCTAATTTCTTATCTCCGGTTTAGgcaaagaataaaataaaaacaaacaagacTCCAGTtagactcgattcacagagacggaacatgtttcgaaactaaactttccataatggtagtactaaactagcacGGGATTAAACGGAATaaccctcaccttagccactGGATGAAATGGACAACGGAGGGTACGGTCAACTGCGACACGAGAATTAATGGCTTAGGTCCAtaagaaactttcctaaaacaataaatttagaGTTTCCAAATTAGAAGACTAGGTTTATGATTTTCGGATTTGAACAGAGTTGATACCCGGAATTAAAATGGACATAACTTCGTAACTGTACCTCAGTTTGTCGATCTGAAGAATGATATGGAAGGCTGACAACGAGACCTTTCCAAAGGTATCTCGCTCGTTTTCTAAGTCAGTCGGGATAAACAGGAAAACGCTTATGAAGTTGACTGTTCGTGGACTCGCTCTGCAGAGATCAGTCCCAAATAAACAACCATAACATTTAAACCGAAATTCCAAATGATGATCCGCTTTCTGCTATAGGTAGATCTGTGAGTTTAgaatttaccatgaaaatttGACGTCAAAATTCTATGATTTGATAATCCGTTCCTGACTTTCCCCAATACTGGTCTCAGATGTGTTATTCAGAAATATCCGTTGGTAAAACACACATAACTTTTAGAATACAAATTCGATTGGAGATCCGCTTTCTATAACACGTAGAGAAAAGAGTTGGCTACTTACTCCCAGAAGATGACGGTCAatgatggtcgttggaccaactAATGGAGGGAGAAACATGAAGATGGCTTCAGGTGGCtaacgaagaagatgatggtgATGAAAGATAGCTGAGCTACAGTTCACGTTTTAGGTTTTAAGAATAAAGAAATACTTATAACTAGTGTGTCTCCCGTGCTTCGCACGAGGTAAATCTCTTATGTTTCTAATTCTTTTATGTAATGGTATTAAAGACAGGATTCAAATTAACAAACTGAAGTTAGATTAATGAATATAAATTGGGTTGCTTGATTTAtgactttatatttttattctccAAGAAATTAAGTTGTTTGTGCCGAAAACCTGaccagtaaaaaaaaattggtcaaATGGTAGAAACCTGACAATCTCTGGCCATATGATACCCAAGTTTTAAGATTAACCATTTGCATCTTCTGCATTGCTCTCATGCTTAGATATATTATTTATCGAATCTAGACGTTACTTAatccttgttttttttaaaatagttggaTATGTTTAAGGTTAATTAGACGTACGcagtaaattattataaatcgaGTTTTGTAATCTCCTAACGTCACAAGTACTTCATAGCATCTCTCATAATGGAATCTTGGTTCAAATACATAACTCCTCTGGTTACATTATATTTAGATGGTTATCAAAATCactatatttgaaaaattcTATGTACAATCAGTGAATCATAAGATTGATTGATATTTCATCAACTGGCTTTGAAA
The window above is part of the Brassica napus cultivar Da-Ae chromosome C3, Da-Ae, whole genome shotgun sequence genome. Proteins encoded here:
- the LOC106380406 gene encoding uncharacterized protein LOC106380406, which produces MHILSILMMFPYVSSMSMFLITTLAIIIISTVMARPSFSTSKSSSSQDLDSSYKVKSKSFLPKLYGDYGFWNPSPVYGGGFPYPGPVPHGSVGSKLRHKKPK